A portion of the Musa acuminata AAA Group cultivar baxijiao chromosome BXJ1-1, Cavendish_Baxijiao_AAA, whole genome shotgun sequence genome contains these proteins:
- the LOC103984356 gene encoding transcription initiation factor IIA subunit 2, which produces MATFELYRRSSIGMCLTETLDEMVSGGTLSPELAIQVLMQFDKSMTDALETQVKSKVSIKGHLHTYRFCDNVWTFILQDAVFKSEDCHDQVKRVKIVACDSKLLTQ; this is translated from the exons ATGGCCACATTTGAATTGTACCGAAGGTCCTCCATTGGCATGTGCTTGACAGAAACCCTAGATGAGATGGTTTCCGGCGGTACGTTGAGCCCGGAGCTAGCTATCCAAGTCCTTATGCAGTTTGATAAG TCTATGACAGATGCCTTGGAGACGCAAGTCAAGAGCAAGGTTTCGATTAAG GGTCATCTGCACACTTATAGGTTCTGTGACAATGTGTGGACATTCATCTTgcaagatgcagttttcaaaagcGAGGACTGCCACGACCAAGTCAAGAGAGTGAAGATTGTGGCTTGCGACTCCAAGTTGCTCACACAGTGA
- the LOC135640273 gene encoding protein NSP-INTERACTING KINASE 1-like isoform X2: MSSMRARKGSTLVFCSVFFFLWTIVTATLSPKGVNFEVQVLMGIKAYLVDPHGVLENWDQDSVDPCSWTMVTCSPENSVIGLATPSQNLSGTLNPSIGNLTNLQILFLQNNNLSGPVPPEIGKLSRLQTVDLSNNYFSGKIPASVGNLNGLQYMRLNNNSLTGAFPASLVNLSQLAFLDLSYNNISGPIPKLPAKTFNIVGNPLICPSALKQKCFGMMPMPMSFDMNNSQTLVRPKSYKVILAFGSTFGSICLVCLGCGLFLWWKQSHDQQIFFDVNDLQHEELCLGNLRRFHFRELQIATNNFSSKNILGRGGFGNVYRGTLQDGTLVAIKRLKDGNAAGGEKQFKTEVEMISLAVHRNVLRLLGLSMTATERLLVYPYMSNGSVASRLKAKPTIDWSTRKKIALGAARGLLYLHEQCDPKIIHRDVKAANILLDDHCEAVVGDFGLAKLLDHRDSHVTTAVRGTVGHIAPEYLSTGQSSEKTDVFGFGILLLELITGLGAVEFGKAANQKGAMLDRVRKIHQEKKLDMLVDKDLKSDYDRVELEEIIQVALLCTQHVPGHRPKMSEVVSMLEGDGLVERWEASQRMEAHKLTVPETFSTCYSFNITDDSSLLAQAIELSGPR; encoded by the exons ATGAGCTCGATgagagcaaggaagggcagcactcTGGTCTTTTGCtcggtcttcttcttcctctggacTATCGTAACTGCTACACTCTCCCCCAAAGGTGTCAACTTTGAAG TGCAAGTTTTGATGGGTATAAAAGCTTATCTTGTGGATCCTCATGGTGTTCTCGAGAATTGGGACCAGGACTCTGTTGATCCATGCAGCTGGACTATGGTCACATGCTCGCCTGAGAACTCAGTCATTGGCCT GGCAACTCCAAGCCAGAATCTCTCTGGTACTCTCAATCCAAGCATAGGAAACTTGACAAACCTTCAAATTCT GTTCCTGCAGAACAATAACTTATCGGGGCCGGTACCGCCAGAAATTGGGAAGCTCTCCAGGCTTCAAACCGTTGATCTGTCCAACAACTACTTCTCCGGCAAAATCCCTGCCTCGGTGGGCAATCTGAATGGTCTTCAGTACAT GAGGCTTAATAATAACAGCCTTACTGGAGCATTTCCTGCATCTTTGGTCAATCTTTCACAACTTGCTTTTCT GGACTTGTCTTACAATAATATCAGCGGCCCTATACCTAAGCTTCCAGCGAAAACGTTCAA CATTGTTGGAAATCCTTTAATTTGTCCATCAGCTTTGAAGCAAAAATGCTTTGGAATGATGCCCATGCCAATGTCCTTCGACATGAACAATTCACAAA CTTTGGTGAGGCCCAAAAGCTACAAAGTCATTCTTGCATTTGGATCCACCTTTGGGAGCATCTGCTTAGTTTGTCTTGGCTGTGGACTTTTTCTCTGGTGGAAGCAAAGTCATGACCAACAGATATTCTTTGATGTCAACG ACTTACAACATGAAGAACTCTGCCTCGGTAATCTAAGAAGGTTTCACTTCAGGGAGCTTCAGATAGCAACAAATAACTTCAGCAGCAAAAACATACTAGGCCGTGGTGGCTTTGGAAATGTCTATCGAGGGACGCTGCAAGATGGAACTTTAGTCGCCATCAAAAGGCTCAAGGATGGAAATGCTGCAGGTGGcgagaaacaattcaaaactgaAGTTGAAATGATCAGCTTAGCAGTGCACAGAAACGTCCTTAGGTTACTTGGTCTTTCCATGACTGCCACAGAAAGGCTTCTTGTTTATCCGTACATGTCAAATGGAAGTGTTGCTTCCCGACTCAAAG CAAAACCAACAATAGACTGGAGTACCAGAAAAAAGATAGCTTTGGGAGCTGCAAGGGGCCTTCTTTATCTGCATGAGCAATGTGATCCCAAGATCATTCACAGAGATGTAAAAGCTGCCAATATACTGCTGGATGACCACTGCGAGGCTGTTGTGGGAGACTTTGGACTAGCAAAGCTTCTTGATCACAGGGATTCACATGTAACTACAGCTGTGCGGGGAACCGTGGGACACATAGCACCAGAGTATCTCTCGACGGGCCAGTCCTCTGAGAAAACAGATGTATTTGGTTTTGGAATCCTCCTCCTCGAACTGATTACTGGTTTGGGAGCCGTAGAATTTGGTAAGGCAGCAAACCAGAAAGGTGCCATGCTCGATCGG GTTAGGAAGATTCACCAAGAAAAGAAACTTGACATGCTAGTTGACAAGGATCTGAAGAGCGACTACGACCGGGTTGAGCTGGAAGAGATCATCCAAGTGGCACTCCTGTGCACGCAGCACGTTCCAGGCCACAGGCCAAAGATGTCTGAGGTGGTTAGCATGCTCGAAGGTGATGGTCTCGTAGAGAGATGGGAGGCCTCTCAGAGGATGGAGGCTCATAAGCTGACGGTGCCCGAGACCTTCTCGACATGTTATTCCTTCAACATCACCGATGACTCCTCATTACTGGCACAAGCTATTGAGCTTTCTGGACCaaggtga
- the LOC135640273 gene encoding protein NSP-INTERACTING KINASE 1-like isoform X1 encodes MSSMRARKGSTLVFCSVFFFLWTIVTATLSPKGVNFEVQVLMGIKAYLVDPHGVLENWDQDSVDPCSWTMVTCSPENSVIGLATPSQNLSGTLNPSIGNLTNLQILFLQNNNLSGPVPPEIGKLSRLQTVDLSNNYFSGKIPASVGNLNGLQYMRLNNNSLTGAFPASLVNLSQLAFLDLSYNNISGPIPKLPAKTFNIVGNPLICPSALKQKCFGMMPMPMSFDMNNSQSAPALVRPKSYKVILAFGSTFGSICLVCLGCGLFLWWKQSHDQQIFFDVNDLQHEELCLGNLRRFHFRELQIATNNFSSKNILGRGGFGNVYRGTLQDGTLVAIKRLKDGNAAGGEKQFKTEVEMISLAVHRNVLRLLGLSMTATERLLVYPYMSNGSVASRLKAKPTIDWSTRKKIALGAARGLLYLHEQCDPKIIHRDVKAANILLDDHCEAVVGDFGLAKLLDHRDSHVTTAVRGTVGHIAPEYLSTGQSSEKTDVFGFGILLLELITGLGAVEFGKAANQKGAMLDRVRKIHQEKKLDMLVDKDLKSDYDRVELEEIIQVALLCTQHVPGHRPKMSEVVSMLEGDGLVERWEASQRMEAHKLTVPETFSTCYSFNITDDSSLLAQAIELSGPR; translated from the exons ATGAGCTCGATgagagcaaggaagggcagcactcTGGTCTTTTGCtcggtcttcttcttcctctggacTATCGTAACTGCTACACTCTCCCCCAAAGGTGTCAACTTTGAAG TGCAAGTTTTGATGGGTATAAAAGCTTATCTTGTGGATCCTCATGGTGTTCTCGAGAATTGGGACCAGGACTCTGTTGATCCATGCAGCTGGACTATGGTCACATGCTCGCCTGAGAACTCAGTCATTGGCCT GGCAACTCCAAGCCAGAATCTCTCTGGTACTCTCAATCCAAGCATAGGAAACTTGACAAACCTTCAAATTCT GTTCCTGCAGAACAATAACTTATCGGGGCCGGTACCGCCAGAAATTGGGAAGCTCTCCAGGCTTCAAACCGTTGATCTGTCCAACAACTACTTCTCCGGCAAAATCCCTGCCTCGGTGGGCAATCTGAATGGTCTTCAGTACAT GAGGCTTAATAATAACAGCCTTACTGGAGCATTTCCTGCATCTTTGGTCAATCTTTCACAACTTGCTTTTCT GGACTTGTCTTACAATAATATCAGCGGCCCTATACCTAAGCTTCCAGCGAAAACGTTCAA CATTGTTGGAAATCCTTTAATTTGTCCATCAGCTTTGAAGCAAAAATGCTTTGGAATGATGCCCATGCCAATGTCCTTCGACATGAACAATTCACAAA GTGCTCCAGCTTTGGTGAGGCCCAAAAGCTACAAAGTCATTCTTGCATTTGGATCCACCTTTGGGAGCATCTGCTTAGTTTGTCTTGGCTGTGGACTTTTTCTCTGGTGGAAGCAAAGTCATGACCAACAGATATTCTTTGATGTCAACG ACTTACAACATGAAGAACTCTGCCTCGGTAATCTAAGAAGGTTTCACTTCAGGGAGCTTCAGATAGCAACAAATAACTTCAGCAGCAAAAACATACTAGGCCGTGGTGGCTTTGGAAATGTCTATCGAGGGACGCTGCAAGATGGAACTTTAGTCGCCATCAAAAGGCTCAAGGATGGAAATGCTGCAGGTGGcgagaaacaattcaaaactgaAGTTGAAATGATCAGCTTAGCAGTGCACAGAAACGTCCTTAGGTTACTTGGTCTTTCCATGACTGCCACAGAAAGGCTTCTTGTTTATCCGTACATGTCAAATGGAAGTGTTGCTTCCCGACTCAAAG CAAAACCAACAATAGACTGGAGTACCAGAAAAAAGATAGCTTTGGGAGCTGCAAGGGGCCTTCTTTATCTGCATGAGCAATGTGATCCCAAGATCATTCACAGAGATGTAAAAGCTGCCAATATACTGCTGGATGACCACTGCGAGGCTGTTGTGGGAGACTTTGGACTAGCAAAGCTTCTTGATCACAGGGATTCACATGTAACTACAGCTGTGCGGGGAACCGTGGGACACATAGCACCAGAGTATCTCTCGACGGGCCAGTCCTCTGAGAAAACAGATGTATTTGGTTTTGGAATCCTCCTCCTCGAACTGATTACTGGTTTGGGAGCCGTAGAATTTGGTAAGGCAGCAAACCAGAAAGGTGCCATGCTCGATCGG GTTAGGAAGATTCACCAAGAAAAGAAACTTGACATGCTAGTTGACAAGGATCTGAAGAGCGACTACGACCGGGTTGAGCTGGAAGAGATCATCCAAGTGGCACTCCTGTGCACGCAGCACGTTCCAGGCCACAGGCCAAAGATGTCTGAGGTGGTTAGCATGCTCGAAGGTGATGGTCTCGTAGAGAGATGGGAGGCCTCTCAGAGGATGGAGGCTCATAAGCTGACGGTGCCCGAGACCTTCTCGACATGTTATTCCTTCAACATCACCGATGACTCCTCATTACTGGCACAAGCTATTGAGCTTTCTGGACCaaggtga
- the LOC103984368 gene encoding transcription initiation factor IIA subunit 2, whose translation MATFELYRRSSIGMCLTETLDEMVSSGTLSPELAIQVLMQFDKSMTDALETQVKSKVSIKGHLHTYRFCDNVWTFILQDAVFKSEDCHDQVKRVKIVACDSKLLTQ comes from the exons ATGGCCACATTTGAATTGTACCGAAGGTCCTCCATTGGCATGTGCTTGACAGAAACCCTAGATGAGATGGTTTCCAGCGGTACGTTGAGCCCGGAGCTAGCTATCCAAGTCCTTATGCAGTTTGATAAG TCTATGACAGATGCCTTGGAGACGCAAGTCAAGAGCAAGGTTTCGATTAAG GGTCATCTGCATACCTATAGGTTCTGTGACAACGTGTGGACATTCATCTTgcaagatgcagttttcaaaagcGAGGACTGCCACGACCAAGTCAAGAGAGTGAAAATTGTGGCTTGCGACTCCAAGTTGCTCACACAGTGA